The following proteins are encoded in a genomic region of Burkholderia stabilis:
- a CDS encoding FUSC family protein gives MHDAADQTSTVAASPGRLSRAATALLARIDIFTPRGAYVARSVIAAALALGVAYLLELETPYSAASTVLLVINPVQGAVIGKGVWRVVGTVAGMVVAFVLMGCFAQKPLLFILGFAFWLGTCVAGMTLLRHFRASGTVVAGYTIGLATYGAMQHPELTFEHVIGRGSTVAVGVLCLSLVSMLLGTRDVHAKLEALVTRVTADVARVIAAQRNGLAAAPGDDKRHALFAGIYGIDDLLALGKAESEDLAQRAAAVRHGMVSLFGALAGGMPPLPADSPGARAIAPLQPRLAAAWEAAADALRDGRGGATQAFGLLGDARDHLRDALDGIALGDPRDDAALLIAGERLIEQIDDYRAALDGLVELQRPRPRSRPAPVRFHRDTGAAVRNGVRSACAIVISGAFWLATGWDQGDMMLLVVAPYCALLATAGNPAAGAQAFIKGTILAVPAAFVCAFGILPHLEGFPLLVVALALFWMPGIYATSVPRTALAGLAYLVAFNTLTAATNPWHPDVALFLNQSVAWVLATFLTLLSFRLILPRNLATDAARLRRTIRDDALALVAGKRATAAGWQQRQQHRIAQLGALLAGQPAAMTQASIEALAALHVGKELLRIRRGTARDGLPDVAKQCARAGLAGLARHAAAPARAARHARRAAHTLAGLAAAQSGNPELKRLMAAFADVHVLLHTYAAYFTAVPEPARDAQ, from the coding sequence ATCGACATCTTCACGCCGCGCGGCGCGTATGTCGCGCGCTCGGTCATCGCCGCCGCGCTCGCGCTCGGCGTGGCGTACCTGCTCGAACTGGAAACCCCATACTCGGCGGCGTCGACGGTGCTGCTCGTGATCAATCCGGTGCAGGGCGCCGTGATCGGCAAGGGCGTGTGGCGCGTGGTCGGCACCGTCGCGGGGATGGTCGTCGCGTTCGTGCTGATGGGCTGCTTCGCGCAGAAGCCGCTGCTGTTCATCCTCGGTTTCGCCTTCTGGCTCGGCACATGCGTCGCGGGCATGACGCTGCTGCGGCACTTCCGCGCGTCGGGCACCGTGGTGGCCGGCTACACGATCGGTCTCGCGACCTACGGCGCGATGCAGCACCCCGAGCTGACCTTCGAGCACGTGATCGGGCGCGGCTCGACGGTCGCGGTCGGCGTGCTGTGCCTGAGCCTCGTGTCGATGCTGCTCGGCACGCGCGACGTGCACGCGAAGCTCGAAGCGCTGGTTACGCGCGTGACGGCCGACGTCGCGCGAGTGATCGCCGCGCAGCGCAACGGCCTCGCGGCGGCGCCCGGCGACGACAAACGGCACGCGCTGTTCGCCGGCATCTACGGCATCGACGATCTCCTCGCGCTCGGCAAGGCCGAATCGGAAGATCTCGCGCAGCGCGCGGCCGCCGTGCGGCACGGCATGGTGTCGCTGTTCGGCGCGCTCGCGGGCGGCATGCCGCCGCTGCCGGCCGACAGCCCCGGCGCACGCGCGATCGCCCCGCTGCAACCGCGTCTCGCGGCGGCGTGGGAGGCCGCGGCCGACGCATTGCGCGACGGCCGCGGCGGTGCAACGCAGGCGTTCGGGCTGCTGGGCGACGCGCGCGACCATTTACGCGATGCGCTCGACGGCATCGCGCTCGGCGATCCGCGTGACGACGCGGCGCTGCTGATCGCCGGCGAGCGGCTGATCGAACAGATCGACGACTACCGCGCGGCACTGGACGGCCTCGTCGAGTTGCAGCGCCCGCGGCCGCGTAGCCGGCCCGCACCGGTGCGCTTTCATCGCGACACGGGCGCTGCCGTGCGCAACGGTGTGCGCTCGGCCTGCGCGATCGTGATCTCGGGCGCGTTCTGGCTCGCCACCGGCTGGGACCAGGGCGACATGATGCTGCTCGTCGTCGCGCCGTACTGCGCGCTGCTCGCGACCGCCGGCAACCCGGCCGCCGGCGCGCAGGCGTTCATCAAGGGCACGATCCTGGCCGTGCCGGCCGCGTTCGTGTGCGCGTTCGGCATCCTGCCGCACCTCGAAGGCTTTCCGCTGCTCGTCGTCGCGCTCGCGCTGTTCTGGATGCCCGGCATCTACGCGACGAGCGTGCCGAGGACCGCGCTCGCGGGGCTCGCGTATCTCGTCGCGTTCAACACGCTGACCGCCGCGACCAACCCGTGGCACCCCGACGTCGCGCTGTTCCTCAACCAGTCGGTCGCGTGGGTGCTCGCCACCTTCCTCACGCTGCTCTCGTTCCGATTGATCCTGCCGCGCAACCTGGCCACCGACGCCGCGCGGCTGCGCCGCACGATCCGCGACGACGCGCTCGCGCTCGTGGCCGGCAAGCGCGCCACGGCGGCAGGCTGGCAACAGCGCCAGCAGCACCGCATCGCCCAGCTCGGCGCGCTGCTCGCCGGCCAGCCGGCGGCGATGACGCAGGCGAGCATCGAGGCGCTTGCGGCGCTGCACGTCGGCAAGGAGCTGCTGCGGATCCGCCGTGGCACGGCGCGCGACGGCCTGCCCGACGTTGCCAAGCAATGCGCGCGCGCGGGGCTCGCCGGCCTCGCGCGGCACGCGGCTGCCCCCGCGCGCGCGGCCCGGCATGCGCGACGGGCCGCGCACACGCTCGCCGGCCTCGCCGCCGCGCAATCGGGCAACCCCGAACTGAAGCGGCTGATGGCCGCGTTCGCCGACGTCCACGTGCTGCTGCACACGTACGCCGCCTATTTCACCGCCGTTCCGGAGCCCGCCCGCGATGCTCAGTGA